In Polyangiaceae bacterium, one genomic interval encodes:
- a CDS encoding choice-of-anchor L domain-containing protein translates to MKQLNSSTWVLLVGFAAILAACSAKPTQPSGTGGTGNTTSNGGSGGESSSSSSSSGMGGAGGEGGSFIPPTGSGGGGGGTCDEGLPDKDNDGDGYTEMEGDCYDCDKNVNPGAVDVVAEPDAMGNVPDPVDENCNGEKDEPPPTCDSGLALASEDPMDAAKAIGLCNFVKSAKWVLADGSPIPSDPTKLANFHKGHGILPKFGTNNTPQEGVNMLMLSSGTARDKGHGESVYRTFDKNYTSNAPFGFPKASPACPGVTTGLPHDATGVQLEINVPTNALSASFDFQFFTYEWHDFICQQFNDFFVAHVEPFPMGQMDGNVAFDKNGNPISVNNAFIDSCGCPGNPPGTCTAGGVPFVCSLGKNALAGTPFESDLANPGWSHGSTGWLRTTMPVTPGATFRIRLVTYDSSDGNLDSSTLIDNWQWYGKPGEVGTIQPPPK, encoded by the coding sequence ATGAAGCAGTTGAATTCATCCACATGGGTTTTGCTCGTCGGTTTTGCCGCCATCCTCGCTGCTTGCTCCGCAAAGCCCACGCAACCGTCTGGCACGGGTGGCACGGGGAACACCACCAGCAACGGGGGCAGCGGCGGCGAGAGCAGCAGCTCGTCGTCCTCCAGCGGCATGGGCGGCGCGGGCGGTGAAGGCGGCAGCTTCATCCCGCCAACGGGTAGCGGCGGCGGTGGCGGCGGCACCTGCGATGAAGGCCTGCCCGACAAAGACAACGATGGCGACGGCTACACCGAGATGGAGGGCGACTGCTACGACTGTGACAAGAACGTCAACCCGGGCGCAGTGGATGTCGTCGCCGAGCCCGATGCGATGGGCAACGTCCCGGATCCCGTCGATGAAAACTGCAACGGTGAGAAGGACGAGCCGCCGCCCACCTGCGACTCGGGCCTCGCACTAGCCAGCGAAGACCCCATGGATGCGGCCAAAGCCATTGGGCTTTGCAACTTCGTCAAGAGCGCCAAGTGGGTGCTCGCCGATGGAAGCCCCATTCCGTCGGATCCCACGAAGCTTGCGAACTTCCACAAGGGCCACGGCATCCTGCCCAAGTTTGGCACGAACAACACCCCCCAAGAGGGCGTCAACATGCTGATGCTCTCATCGGGCACCGCACGCGACAAAGGCCACGGCGAGTCCGTCTATCGCACGTTCGACAAGAACTACACGAGCAACGCGCCGTTCGGCTTCCCGAAGGCGAGCCCTGCGTGCCCCGGCGTCACGACAGGATTGCCCCACGACGCAACCGGCGTGCAACTCGAAATCAACGTCCCGACGAACGCTCTCAGCGCATCGTTCGACTTCCAGTTCTTCACCTACGAGTGGCACGACTTCATCTGCCAGCAGTTCAACGACTTCTTCGTCGCTCACGTCGAGCCCTTCCCGATGGGGCAGATGGACGGCAACGTCGCCTTCGACAAGAACGGCAACCCGATCAGCGTCAACAACGCCTTCATCGATTCGTGCGGTTGTCCGGGCAATCCTCCAGGCACCTGCACCGCGGGTGGCGTTCCCTTCGTCTGCAGCCTCGGGAAAAACGCCCTCGCCGGCACGCCCTTCGAGTCGGACCTCGCCAACCCCGGTTGGTCTCATGGATCGACCGGATGGCTACGCACCACGATGCCCGTTACTCCGGGAGCCACGTTCCGCATTCGCCTCGTGACGTACGATTCCAGCGATGGAAACCTCGATTCGAGCACGCTGATCGACAACTGGCAGTGGTACGGAAAGCCGGGCGAAGTCGGCACCATCCAGCCACCTCCGAAGTGA